A genomic stretch from Campylobacter lari subsp. concheus includes:
- a CDS encoding Fe-S-containing protein: MSIYFVHFFGAFFSYALLSALFFYNLKNSLVFKLAFVGFVFSYFAFFISAKTLSYDLLFFSNDILFVLLFLGIIIFSFIKNNFLKEKIQAILLFLLSFAFGIKYLHISIDFPILSTNFLDSLAISSFGLILLAFIMCFGVYLFTRWLREFKFKLLNLFLFIIVIFYLNEALAQILLHLMREGVVETESLYLSYVAKSVYYAKFYTYVWFVLLGLCVVLALKQRVGENIKKKDFDIEFRKNQAKNSIITNFSASVFSAMILSLCIFLFYDLHASRPITIDEPTYVEPNENDEFVFDVAILRDNNLHRFAYISDEGKVVRFFLINKREDKDSPVAVFDACSICGDMGYVKKGGELICISCNVRIFLPSVGKAGGCNPIPMKYKFENGKVIIPFSEILDGVNFFTQVVEKKVYDPIDHTELINLKAPRSYVYKGRTYFFANEKNYEEFKNDPLKYIDINKTSKYRIHNLLGNDYAS, encoded by the coding sequence ATGTCGATTTATTTTGTACATTTTTTTGGAGCATTTTTTTCTTATGCGCTTTTGAGTGCTTTATTTTTTTATAATCTAAAAAATTCTTTAGTGTTTAAACTTGCTTTTGTGGGTTTTGTTTTTTCTTATTTTGCTTTTTTTATTAGCGCTAAAACACTAAGTTATGATTTGTTATTTTTTTCTAATGATATTTTATTTGTTTTATTGTTTTTGGGTATTATCATTTTTTCTTTTATAAAAAATAATTTTTTAAAAGAAAAAATTCAAGCAATATTGCTTTTTTTATTATCTTTTGCTTTTGGTATAAAATACTTACATATTTCTATAGATTTTCCTATATTAAGCACTAATTTTTTAGATTCTTTGGCTATTAGCTCTTTTGGGCTTATTTTACTTGCTTTTATTATGTGTTTTGGGGTTTATCTTTTTACAAGATGGCTAAGAGAATTTAAATTTAAGCTTTTAAATTTATTTTTATTTATTATCGTGATTTTTTATCTAAATGAAGCTTTAGCTCAAATTTTATTACACCTTATGAGAGAAGGCGTGGTAGAAACAGAAAGCTTGTATTTAAGCTATGTGGCAAAAAGTGTGTATTATGCTAAATTTTATACTTATGTATGGTTTGTGTTGTTAGGACTTTGTGTCGTTTTAGCTCTAAAGCAAAGAGTGGGAGAAAACATCAAGAAAAAAGATTTTGATATAGAATTTAGAAAAAATCAAGCAAAAAATTCAATTATAACTAACTTTAGTGCAAGTGTTTTTAGTGCTATGATTTTAAGTCTTTGTATTTTTCTTTTTTATGACTTGCATGCTTCAAGACCTATAACCATAGATGAGCCAACCTATGTAGAACCAAATGAAAATGATGAATTTGTCTTTGATGTAGCGATTTTAAGGGATAATAACTTGCACCGCTTTGCTTATATTAGTGATGAGGGTAAGGTAGTGAGGTTTTTCCTAATTAACAAAAGAGAAGATAAAGACTCGCCAGTAGCGGTTTTTGATGCTTGTAGTATATGTGGAGATATGGGGTATGTTAAAAAAGGTGGAGAGTTAATTTGTATCTCATGTAATGTTAGAATTTTCTTACCAAGTGTGGGTAAGGCAGGCGGATGTAATCCTATCCCTATGAAATATAAATTTGAAAATGGTAAGGTTATCATACCTTTTTCAGAAATTTTAGATGGGGTAAATTTTTTCACTCAAGTAGTAGAAAAGAAAGTCTATGATCCTATTGATCATACCGAATTAATTAATTTAAAAGCACCAAGATCTTATGTTTATAAAGGTAGAACATATTTTTTTGCCAATGAAAAAAATTATGAAGAGTTTAAAAATGATCCTTTAAAATACATTGATATAAATAAGACTTCAAAATATAGAATTCATAATTTATTAGGAAATGACTATGCAAGTTAA
- the rsmH gene encoding 16S rRNA (cytosine(1402)-N(4))-methyltransferase RsmH → MQSPHIPVLLQEVLDVFGDFDSGDFLDCTLGYGGHSKALLQAHEKLRLIACDKDLEALNFSKEFLKKFQDRISFNHIGFKDILTQIPTQNLRGILADIGVSSLQLDKNDRGFSLNSDFLDMRMDQNNPLSAKEVVNSYSKEALEQIFKDYGDLTPVASMLAQKIINARSQKEITSAKELSQIIGNAKLKGRNVSLALLVFQALRIEVNNELGELKSLLENIEKAKLKDCKLAIISFHSLEDRIVKNTFKRWEKDCICDERAIKCECDKGHSLGKILSKKAISASKEEISYNSRSSCAKMRIFYFR, encoded by the coding sequence TTGCAAAGTCCACATATTCCTGTTTTACTGCAAGAAGTTTTAGATGTTTTTGGTGATTTTGATAGTGGAGATTTTTTAGATTGTACTTTGGGTTATGGAGGGCATTCTAAGGCATTATTGCAAGCTCATGAGAAACTAAGATTAATTGCTTGTGATAAAGATTTAGAAGCTTTAAATTTTTCTAAAGAATTTTTAAAAAAATTTCAAGATAGGATAAGTTTTAATCATATAGGTTTTAAAGATATTTTAACTCAAATTCCAACGCAAAACTTAAGAGGAATTTTAGCTGATATAGGTGTATCTTCTTTGCAGCTTGACAAAAACGATAGAGGTTTTTCACTAAATTCTGATTTTTTAGATATGAGAATGGATCAAAATAACCCTTTAAGCGCCAAAGAAGTAGTAAATTCTTACAGTAAGGAAGCCTTGGAGCAAATTTTTAAAGACTATGGAGATTTAACACCGGTTGCTTCAATGCTTGCTCAAAAAATCATCAATGCAAGAAGTCAAAAAGAGATTACAAGTGCAAAAGAATTAAGTCAGATCATAGGAAATGCTAAGCTAAAAGGACGCAATGTGTCTTTAGCTTTACTTGTATTTCAGGCTTTACGCATAGAAGTAAATAATGAACTTGGCGAATTAAAATCCTTGCTTGAAAATATAGAAAAAGCAAAATTAAAAGATTGTAAATTAGCTATTATTAGTTTTCATTCTTTAGAAGATAGGATAGTAAAAAATACTTTTAAAAGATGGGAAAAAGACTGTATTTGTGATGAAAGAGCTATAAAATGTGAATGTGATAAAGGACATAGTCTTGGTAAAATTTTAAGTAAAAAAGCCATAAGTGCCTCCAAAGAAGAAATAAGCTATAATAGCAGATCAAGTTGTGCAAAAATGAGAATTTTTTATTTTAGGTAA
- a CDS encoding cation:dicarboxylate symporter family transporter gives MLKNLGFWVIIGIIAGISLGLLDKELALASKIGVDYFIQALKFLIGPIIFLTIVLGVVSLESLKQVGSIGAKALLYFEVVSTFALAIGIFMANIMGPGKGMNLDPSTLDQESVAQFVNKNIEISAQNEILHILKDAIPTDIIAAFSEGKTLQILVIALACAFIISLMRIDERKAIQKTLEIMQSFVFKILEIIMYFSPIAAFSAMAFLVAKYGLDSLLNLGYLLVVMLLASLLFIFGVLGLICFIAKVNIFKFMRFISREVLIVFATSSSESALAPLMKKLEKAGISKATVGLVLPTGYSFNLDCTNIYLAMSLIFLAQAFNVELSLTHEISILIVLMIASKGAVGVTGSGFIILGSTLAALSNMHIAEANNGLGASLGEVLPVAAISILLGVDKFMSEIRAVGNLCGNSVAALIVAIWDKQIDWEKFHYALDNPKEFTNAGFD, from the coding sequence ATGTTAAAAAATTTAGGTTTTTGGGTGATTATAGGAATAATAGCTGGTATTAGCCTTGGTTTATTAGATAAAGAACTTGCGCTAGCTAGTAAAATCGGAGTGGATTATTTTATACAAGCTTTAAAATTTTTAATAGGGCCTATTATATTTTTAACTATTGTTTTAGGAGTTGTTAGCCTTGAAAGTCTAAAGCAAGTTGGAAGTATAGGTGCTAAAGCTTTATTATACTTTGAAGTAGTGAGTACTTTTGCTTTAGCTATTGGTATTTTTATGGCAAATATTATGGGACCTGGTAAAGGAATGAACCTTGATCCAAGTACCCTAGATCAAGAAAGTGTAGCTCAATTTGTTAATAAAAATATAGAAATAAGTGCACAAAATGAAATTTTGCATATTTTAAAAGACGCCATACCTACTGACATTATCGCTGCTTTTAGCGAGGGAAAAACCTTGCAAATCTTAGTTATAGCCCTAGCTTGTGCTTTTATTATTTCACTTATGAGAATTGATGAGAGAAAAGCTATACAAAAAACCTTAGAAATAATGCAAAGTTTTGTTTTTAAAATCTTAGAAATCATTATGTATTTTTCTCCTATTGCTGCTTTTTCTGCGATGGCATTTTTAGTAGCAAAATACGGACTTGACTCTTTATTAAATTTAGGATATTTGCTTGTTGTTATGTTACTTGCTTCTTTGCTTTTTATCTTTGGAGTTTTAGGACTTATTTGTTTTATTGCCAAAGTTAATATTTTTAAATTTATGCGTTTTATTTCAAGAGAAGTTTTGATAGTTTTTGCTACAAGCTCTAGCGAATCAGCATTAGCTCCACTGATGAAAAAACTTGAAAAGGCAGGAATTTCAAAAGCCACCGTAGGCTTGGTATTACCAACTGGATATAGTTTTAATCTTGATTGTACTAATATTTATTTAGCTATGAGTTTGATTTTCCTTGCACAAGCTTTTAATGTGGAGCTTTCTTTAACACATGAAATTAGCATTTTAATCGTACTGATGATAGCTTCAAAAGGTGCTGTTGGTGTAACTGGTTCAGGTTTTATTATACTAGGAAGTACGCTAGCAGCTTTATCTAATATGCATATTGCAGAGGCTAACAATGGCTTAGGAGCAAGCTTAGGAGAGGTTTTACCCGTAGCTGCTATTTCTATACTTTTGGGCGTGGATAAATTTATGTCTGAAATTCGTGCGGTAGGAAATTTATGTGGTAATAGCGTAGCAGCTTTAATCGTAGCTATCTGGGATAAACAAATAGACTGGGAAAAATTCCACTACGCTCTTGATAATCCTAAAGAATTTACAAACGCAGGTTTTGATTAA
- a CDS encoding glycosyl transferase family 90 has product MADSRFMMNVKGIAKSFIPRKIYQNQLQNILKEILKLKNIDNIITRLNYYNLQNDFFDIKKFENYEKIGKFPFKKTSYAYDAYAISKYFNDDFLWVKGFGDISYNLKYPSIAKSRPIENGFNNIILKLDKNRHFDFIQDKNQFEDKKDLLFFRGAIYQPHRIKFFEKYFDNPRCDIAHVGGRKIQAEKWIKKLNFKISRVYQTQFKFLLSLEGNDVASNLKWAMKTNSLVLAPKMRYETWFMEGKLVPNEHFALIDDDYENVEALLDYYLANPHRAKEIIQNAHAYIEQFLDEKIEFYIGILVLAKYFYYSNQLDLPKDIVDLFD; this is encoded by the coding sequence ATGGCAGATTCTAGATTTATGATGAATGTAAAAGGCATAGCTAAAAGTTTTATACCTAGAAAAATTTATCAAAATCAATTACAAAATATTTTAAAAGAAATTTTAAAACTAAAAAATATAGATAATATTATTACTCGTTTGAATTATTATAATCTGCAAAATGATTTTTTTGATATAAAGAAATTTGAAAATTATGAAAAAATAGGAAAATTTCCTTTTAAAAAAACTTCTTATGCTTATGATGCCTATGCAATCAGTAAGTACTTTAATGATGATTTTTTGTGGGTTAAAGGTTTTGGGGATATTAGTTATAATCTTAAATATCCAAGCATAGCTAAATCAAGACCGATTGAAAATGGTTTTAATAACATCATTTTAAAATTAGATAAAAACAGACATTTTGATTTTATACAGGATAAAAATCAATTTGAAGATAAAAAAGACTTACTTTTTTTTAGAGGTGCGATTTATCAGCCTCATCGTATTAAATTTTTTGAAAAGTATTTTGATAATCCTCGTTGCGATATTGCCCATGTTGGTGGTAGAAAAATTCAAGCTGAAAAATGGATTAAAAAATTAAATTTTAAAATCAGTAGAGTCTATCAAACTCAGTTTAAATTTTTACTTTCATTAGAAGGCAATGACGTAGCAAGCAACTTAAAGTGGGCGATGAAAACAAATTCTTTAGTTTTGGCACCAAAAATGCGTTATGAAACTTGGTTTATGGAAGGAAAGCTAGTTCCAAATGAGCATTTTGCTTTGATTGATGATGATTATGAAAACGTAGAAGCTTTGCTTGATTATTATTTGGCTAACCCACATAGAGCAAAAGAAATCATACAAAATGCTCATGCTTATATAGAGCAATTTTTGGATGAAAAGATAGAATTTTATATAGGAATTTTAGTTTTAGCTAAGTATTTTTATTATTCTAATCAGCTTGATTTGCCAAAAGATATTGTTGATTTATTTGATTAA
- a CDS encoding peptidylprolyl isomerase, with amino-acid sequence MLTWMQHHKKYLVVTIWISVIAFVGAGFVGWGSYDFNTDRSNSVAKVGDEKISYDEFNLKYSQLFSYYSQLNNGNYTQEQAQKDGLDTQAINELIQEKLLLSYAKTLGLNVSEEEIAYDLAHQKIFHNTSGVFDKNLYYNLLARNNYTPKTYEKIIHDELLLKKINTILNLQIKPNELDMFGASFLMQDSLKVQAIKLYNKNITIDEKELKQTWEKNKELYRTQKSYELATYFLNPDIIKVNDKEIQTYYAENKNDYKDFAGKILNLEQSKDKVIKDLKLSKLKLKANESYVTLRKNELSFDKNITISDADIYYPLENIQKAKENDFIKPFKFENGYMIAKLIKINPIQTMTFEQAKNEVSKLYIKEKTKALLEEKAKIALDNFQGVDIGTYSRDSSKNAKVGNMMDDTEFSEFLMHVFDSNKAKSYILFDDKVIVYEITKQTLENKNKEEIYKFIIEQSAKQTKQALLKEELLKKLIELYPIQRYYKGNTN; translated from the coding sequence ATGCTCACTTGGATGCAGCATCATAAAAAATATTTAGTTGTAACTATTTGGATTAGTGTTATTGCTTTTGTTGGAGCAGGTTTTGTTGGTTGGGGGAGTTATGATTTTAACACCGATAGGTCAAATTCTGTTGCAAAAGTAGGCGATGAAAAAATAAGCTATGATGAGTTTAATCTTAAATATTCTCAATTATTTAGCTATTATTCTCAGCTAAACAATGGCAATTATACACAAGAACAAGCACAAAAAGATGGCTTAGATACCCAAGCTATTAATGAACTTATACAAGAAAAACTACTACTTTCTTATGCTAAAACTTTGGGTTTAAATGTGAGCGAGGAAGAAATCGCTTATGATTTAGCACATCAAAAAATCTTTCATAATACTTCAGGTGTTTTTGACAAAAATTTATACTATAATCTGCTTGCAAGAAACAACTATACACCAAAAACTTATGAAAAAATCATTCACGATGAATTATTACTTAAAAAAATCAATACTATTTTAAATTTACAAATCAAACCAAATGAACTTGATATGTTTGGCGCAAGTTTTTTAATGCAAGATAGTTTAAAAGTTCAAGCTATAAAACTTTATAACAAAAACATAACAATTGATGAAAAAGAGTTAAAACAAACTTGGGAGAAAAATAAAGAACTTTATAGAACGCAAAAAAGTTACGAGCTTGCAACTTATTTTTTAAACCCCGATATAATCAAAGTTAACGACAAAGAAATCCAAACTTACTATGCAGAAAATAAAAATGATTATAAAGATTTTGCGGGGAAAATTCTGAATCTAGAACAAAGTAAAGATAAAGTTATAAAAGATTTAAAACTTTCTAAACTTAAACTTAAAGCCAATGAAAGCTATGTGACTTTGAGAAAAAACGAGCTTAGTTTTGATAAAAATATCACAATCAGCGATGCTGATATTTATTATCCTTTAGAAAATATACAAAAAGCTAAAGAAAATGATTTTATTAAGCCTTTTAAATTTGAAAATGGCTATATGATTGCAAAGCTTATAAAAATAAATCCTATACAAACTATGACTTTTGAGCAAGCTAAAAATGAAGTAAGTAAACTTTACATTAAAGAAAAAACTAAAGCTTTATTAGAAGAAAAAGCAAAAATCGCCCTAGATAATTTCCAAGGCGTAGACATAGGTACTTATAGTCGTGACTCAAGTAAAAATGCAAAAGTGGGCAATATGATGGATGATACTGAATTTAGTGAGTTTTTAATGCATGTATTTGACTCAAATAAAGCTAAATCTTATATATTGTTTGATGATAAAGTAATAGTTTATGAGATCACAAAGCAAACTTTAGAAAATAAAAACAAAGAAGAAATTTATAAATTTATCATAGAACAAAGTGCTAAACAAACTAAACAAGCTTTACTTAAGGAAGAATTATTAAAAAAACTTATAGAATTATATCCAATTCAACGCTATTATAAAGGAAATACAAATTGA
- a CDS encoding ferrirhodotorulic acid transporter, periplasmic binding protein, with product MKKTLLSLGAAASILASSVFAAEVPIGDPYELNGMEIAAVYLQPIEMEPRGIDLAASLADIHLEADIHALKGNKNGFPEGFWIPYLTIAYKLTNLDNGKVKTGTLMPMVADDGPHYGANLKMDTGIGNYELVFLIESPEKQGFGRHVDKETGVGKWFEPFSVKYNFKYTGKPK from the coding sequence ATGAAAAAAACTTTATTGAGTTTAGGTGCAGCAGCTAGTATTTTAGCTAGTTCAGTTTTTGCAGCAGAGGTGCCAATTGGCGATCCTTATGAGTTAAATGGTATGGAAATAGCAGCGGTTTATTTACAGCCAATTGAAATGGAGCCAAGAGGGATTGATCTTGCAGCAAGTTTAGCAGATATTCACCTTGAAGCAGATATTCATGCATTAAAGGGCAATAAAAACGGCTTTCCAGAAGGCTTTTGGATCCCTTATTTAACTATAGCTTATAAGCTAACTAATCTTGATAATGGTAAAGTAAAAACAGGAACTCTTATGCCTATGGTTGCAGATGATGGCCCTCACTATGGGGCGAATTTAAAAATGGATACAGGTATTGGAAATTACGAGTTGGTATTTTTAATAGAAAGTCCCGAAAAACAAGGTTTTGGACGCCATGTTGATAAAGAAACAGGTGTTGGTAAGTGGTTTGAGCCATTTTCAGTTAAATACAACTTCAAATACACAGGAAAACCTAAGTGA
- a CDS encoding FTR1 family iron permease yields the protein MFKKISLLIIFLFCTIVYAREIDYQKEAQAIKQILNESMILYKENKNLEAKKKAEDAYFQHFETMEGSIGRNVGRKAIVMERKFVHLRKLYKDKEDFSKIEALVSSLYFDLDEIVPILEKGFQLKAEASDVNYDKKAAENSSLKAEKERQAQAEAMFVALLGENVKEQTSQNSTQSLATQEQDAQKDEALLALQEASALDARLQFLMDSMISKLDQAALAFVNKDYQKAKDLIQSALFEDYRNSKVEVLVARYTKAGVDKKIQTKLRTIIRKINANTLDEKTIRDEISNISDLLYEAFLALPKEELALLQVKGLDESVMNAKNYTKVYDDMKIALNDILQNYEGFSLNSIDALQNVYLDIFEASGMESKIGAIDSALKLKIESYFSKGVALIKASASKEELKQNFDELSALVEGSLDKIQESSPMSLFIWALGIILREGLEALIIIVAIVSYLVQSGNKKRLNIVYSALWSGVFLSFVTAFFISWIFKEQAGQSRELLEGITMLVAVALLFYVGFWLLSNAQNKKWANHIKTQAVEAISNNSAKTLWFSVFLAVYREGAETILFYQALLFDAKTSTDYSFIFIGLASGLIILVILYYLLKAGALKIPVKQFFYITSYIIFYMVFVFTGKGIGELIEAKVITPSLLPFDFEGILWLGIYPYYESIIPQFMVLILLIMGIFITKQISNKREKI from the coding sequence GTGTTTAAAAAAATAAGCTTGTTGATAATTTTTTTATTTTGTACTATTGTTTATGCTAGAGAGATTGATTATCAAAAAGAAGCCCAAGCAATCAAACAAATTTTAAATGAAAGTATGATTTTATACAAAGAAAATAAAAATTTAGAAGCAAAGAAAAAAGCAGAAGATGCATATTTTCAGCATTTTGAAACCATGGAAGGCTCTATTGGACGTAATGTTGGTAGAAAAGCTATTGTTATGGAGCGTAAATTTGTTCATTTAAGAAAGTTATATAAAGATAAAGAAGATTTTTCTAAAATAGAAGCTTTAGTTAGCAGTTTATATTTTGATTTAGATGAAATAGTTCCTATTTTAGAAAAAGGCTTCCAGCTTAAAGCTGAAGCTAGTGATGTAAATTATGATAAAAAGGCAGCTGAAAACTCATCTTTAAAAGCAGAAAAAGAGCGTCAAGCACAAGCTGAAGCGATGTTTGTAGCTTTACTTGGAGAGAATGTTAAAGAGCAAACTTCACAAAATTCAACTCAAAGTTTGGCTACTCAAGAGCAAGACGCTCAAAAAGATGAAGCATTGTTAGCTTTGCAAGAAGCATCGGCTTTGGATGCAAGGTTGCAATTTTTAATGGATTCAATGATTTCAAAGCTTGATCAAGCTGCATTAGCTTTTGTAAATAAAGACTATCAAAAAGCTAAAGATTTGATTCAATCAGCATTATTTGAAGACTATAGAAACTCAAAAGTAGAAGTTTTAGTGGCAAGATATACTAAGGCAGGAGTGGATAAAAAAATTCAAACTAAACTTAGAACTATTATAAGAAAAATCAATGCTAATACTTTAGATGAAAAAACTATTAGAGATGAAATTTCAAACATATCAGATTTATTATATGAAGCGTTTTTAGCTTTGCCTAAAGAAGAATTAGCCTTGCTTCAAGTTAAAGGTCTTGATGAGAGTGTTATGAATGCTAAAAACTATACTAAAGTATATGATGATATGAAAATTGCTCTTAATGATATTTTGCAAAATTATGAGGGATTTAGTTTAAATAGTATAGATGCTTTACAAAATGTGTATTTGGATATTTTTGAAGCAAGTGGTATGGAAAGTAAAATTGGTGCTATTGATAGTGCTTTAAAATTAAAAATAGAAAGTTATTTTTCAAAAGGCGTTGCACTTATTAAAGCAAGTGCTTCTAAAGAAGAATTAAAACAAAATTTTGATGAGCTTAGTGCCTTAGTGGAGGGCTCTTTAGATAAAATTCAAGAATCCTCACCTATGTCTTTATTTATATGGGCTTTGGGCATTATTTTAAGAGAGGGTTTGGAAGCTTTAATTATCATTGTAGCTATAGTTTCATACCTAGTTCAAAGTGGCAATAAAAAGCGTTTAAATATAGTATATTCAGCACTTTGGAGCGGGGTGTTTTTAAGTTTTGTAACGGCATTTTTTATTTCATGGATTTTTAAAGAACAAGCAGGGCAAAGCAGGGAGTTACTAGAAGGTATTACTATGCTTGTGGCTGTTGCATTATTATTTTATGTGGGTTTTTGGCTTTTATCAAATGCGCAAAATAAAAAATGGGCAAATCACATAAAAACTCAAGCAGTTGAAGCTATATCAAATAATTCGGCAAAAACCTTATGGTTTAGTGTGTTTTTAGCTGTATATAGAGAAGGTGCTGAAACTATTCTTTTTTATCAGGCTTTATTGTTTGATGCAAAAACAAGTACGGATTATAGTTTTATATTTATAGGATTAGCTAGTGGATTGATTATACTTGTCATACTTTATTATTTATTAAAAGCTGGTGCTTTAAAAATACCAGTAAAACAATTTTTCTATATAACTTCATACATTATTTTTTATATGGTCTTTGTTTTTACAGGCAAAGGCATTGGTGAGCTCATAGAAGCTAAGGTTATTACACCAAGCTTACTTCCTTTTGATTTTGAAGGAATTTTATGGCTTGGAATTTATCCTTACTATGAGAGCATCATACCTCAGTTTATGGTTTTAATCTTACTCATTATGGGTATTTTTATAACAAAGCAAATTTCAAATAAAAGGGAAAAAATATGA
- a CDS encoding D-amino acid aminotransferase, translating to MQEMEVVFLNDEFVKASEAKVSIFDRGFIFGDGIYEVVPVVNAKIADKEEFWERFERSLAQIELQIPYTKEEFENILEQLIIKNSLKEGGLYMQVTRGVASRNFALLKGLKPTIMAFAFECKVIEHEYAKNGVSIISTADLRWKRRDIKSISLLAQCLAKEEAIKAKVFEAFMVENALVTEASSSSAFIIKDKTLITKPFSNEILPGIRRKNILKFAKELDLKVDQRAFSMKEVYEADEVFISAATFLILGVIKADSKVINDGKVGFYTQKLREKYVEKIQKEVF from the coding sequence ATGCAAGAAATGGAAGTGGTATTTTTAAATGATGAGTTTGTAAAAGCTAGTGAAGCTAAAGTGAGTATTTTTGATAGAGGTTTTATCTTTGGGGATGGAATTTATGAAGTAGTTCCTGTAGTAAATGCAAAAATAGCTGATAAAGAAGAATTTTGGGAGCGCTTTGAGCGTAGTTTGGCTCAAATTGAACTGCAAATTCCTTATACAAAAGAAGAATTTGAAAATATTTTAGAGCAATTAATCATTAAAAACTCTCTTAAAGAGGGCGGGCTTTATATGCAAGTTACTAGAGGGGTTGCTAGTAGAAATTTTGCTCTTTTAAAAGGATTAAAACCTACTATTATGGCTTTTGCTTTTGAGTGTAAGGTGATTGAGCATGAGTATGCTAAAAACGGGGTAAGTATTATTTCAACAGCTGATTTAAGGTGGAAAAGAAGGGATATAAAATCAATTTCTTTATTAGCTCAATGTCTTGCAAAAGAAGAAGCTATAAAAGCTAAGGTTTTTGAAGCTTTTATGGTAGAAAATGCTTTGGTGACAGAAGCTTCTAGTAGTTCAGCTTTTATTATAAAAGATAAAACTTTAATCACTAAGCCATTTTCTAATGAAATCTTACCGGGAATTCGCCGTAAAAATATCTTGAAATTTGCCAAAGAACTTGATCTTAAAGTAGATCAAAGGGCTTTTAGTATGAAAGAAGTATATGAGGCTGATGAGGTATTTATTTCTGCAGCTACTTTTTTGATTTTGGGTGTTATAAAAGCAGATAGCAAGGTAATTAATGATGGTAAAGTAGGCTTTTATACCCAAAAGCTAAGAGAAAAATATGTAGAAAAAATTCAAAAAGAGGTTTTTTAA
- a CDS encoding class II aldolase and adducin N-terminal domain-containing protein, producing MNKENIISQIKILSTSMFKKNFFGICHGSVSAKLSQSSFIINKNDTFLNQLDEKSLSILKFAKDYSWDEASSDSEIHKSIYENIPEAKFICFACPTYTLSMSLNHDFITPQDYFGEIFLKEIQVYNPKNYEDWEDRSQTEIYRYMLEQKQNFVVVKGYGIFAYGRTSYELGKIIDLIENSCKIIHLAETNLS from the coding sequence ATGAATAAAGAAAATATCATTTCTCAAATCAAAATACTTTCTACTTCAATGTTTAAAAAAAATTTTTTTGGAATTTGCCACGGATCAGTTTCAGCAAAACTATCTCAAAGTTCTTTTATTATAAATAAAAATGACACTTTTTTAAATCAGCTAGATGAAAAAAGTTTAAGTATTTTAAAATTTGCAAAAGATTATAGCTGGGATGAGGCAAGTAGCGATAGTGAAATCCATAAAAGTATATATGAGAATATACCTGAAGCTAAATTTATATGTTTTGCCTGTCCAACTTACACCTTATCTATGAGTTTAAATCATGACTTTATAACACCTCAAGATTATTTTGGTGAAATTTTTCTAAAAGAAATTCAAGTTTATAATCCTAAAAATTATGAAGATTGGGAGGATAGATCACAAACTGAAATTTATCGTTATATGTTAGAACAAAAACAAAATTTTGTTGTTGTAAAGGGTTATGGCATATTTGCCTATGGTAGAACAAGTTATGAATTAGGTAAAATTATAGATTTAATTGAAAATTCTTGCAAAATTATCCATTTAGCGGAAACAAATTTATCATAA